A single Phoenix dactylifera cultivar Barhee BC4 chromosome 1, palm_55x_up_171113_PBpolish2nd_filt_p, whole genome shotgun sequence DNA region contains:
- the LOC103721078 gene encoding uncharacterized protein LOC103721078, translating to MQRSKPRKPLPLGHGSLRKKRKILERETKKMAFLFPKISSSPLLPHPNPSQNTPSRLLLSSSSLTKLESPPVRDAPREKHPALHGKSPAALQETKKKNEKRNRNKDDFYLNLGLAVRTLRDDLPSLFSKDLNYDIYRDDITFVDPLSTFRGIENYKLIFWALRFHGRILFREIGLEIFRVWQPSENMILIRWELQGVPRVPWQARGRFQGTSRYRLDRNGKIYEHKVDNLAFNFPQAVVGPATVMDLVAPACPPSPNLTFWGVAMEGSGVLGSCSWLELYRAVRGTLEQEEQVLVGIGMENLVTCS from the exons ATGCAACGTTCGAAACCACGAAAACCTCTCCCTCTCGGCCATGGAAGtctgagaaagaagagaaaaatattagAGAGAGAGACGAAGAAAATGGCCTTCCTTTTTCCCAAAATCTcttcctctcccctcctcccccATCCCAACccttcccaaaataccccttctcggctcctcctctcttcttcctctctcaccaaGCTCGAGTCCCCTCCCGTGCGCGATGCCCCGCGCGAGAAGCACCCCGCGTTGCACGGCAAGTCCCCTGCCGCGTTGCAAGAAACCAAGAAGAAGAACGAGAAGAGAAACAGGAACAAAGACGACTTCTACCTcaacctcggcctcgccgtccGCACCCTCCGTGACGAcctcccctccctcttctcgaAAGACCTCAATTACGACATCTACCG TGATGATATCACCTTCGTCGATCCGCTCAGTACCTTTCGTGGAATCGAGAACTATAAGTTGATCTTCTGGGCGCTCCGATTCCATGGCCGAATTTTGTTTAGAGAGATCGGGCTGGAGATTTTTCGGGTCTGGCAGCCGTCAGAGAATATGATCTTGATCCGGTGGGAGCTGCAGGGGGTCCCCCGGGTGCCATGGCAGGCAAGGGGACGGTTTCAGGGAACGTCGAGGTATAGATTGGATCGGAATGGGAAGATATATGAGCATAAAGTTGATAACTTGGCGTTCAATTTCCCCCAGGCGGTGGTCGGACCAGCGACCGTGATGGATTTGGTGGCTCCCGCATGCCCGCCGAGCCCTAATTTGACGTTTTGGGGGGTGGCCATGGAGGGTTCTGGGGTTCTAGGGTCATGCTCGTGGTTGGAGCTTTATCGGGCGGTTAGGGGGACTCTGGAGCAAGAGGAGCAGGTTCTGGTGGGGATTGGTATGGAGAATTTGGTCACTTGTTCATAG